Proteins found in one Amphiura filiformis chromosome 14, Afil_fr2py, whole genome shotgun sequence genomic segment:
- the LOC140169538 gene encoding arylsulfatase-like: MTTQFRTTALATLTLAIVLVNANQGNVGEAPSWGGPPGGPPGCPPGGSHRKPNIIIFNADDMGWGDFSSYGHPTQEWGPVDDMAYEGMRFTNFYSASSLCSPSRAALMTGRLPIRIGVYGEDRVFRHNHVEGLPRYEVTIAEALKDVGYVTGMIGKWHLGVNAHSATDGEHLPHNHGFDYVGTNLPLSNGWQCDEEHWHMKTGPSSLICLLYKNATIIQQPYSHYKLSETFVNDATGFMRDAQQQRKPFFLYYGTAQTHVDMYSNEGFRGSSKRGRYGDNVREMAWTVGAIMEEVKRMGEDFNTLAIFTSDNGPLIQVCNEGGDAGVLKGGKMSYWEGGVRVPGIFRWPGHIKAGITTDGIASQMDILPTLMTIVGGSVPDDRIIDGQDISSTLFKWLPEPQPEPTSKLLNRNHPGNEPRILVWYCLDNLFTVRYGSHKFHFVTQRVWTKEANFNEPGRCGDGGFPFQQNARCGTCRLDLPYCVTQHNPPLMFNLDQDPNEAYPLDVSLPHHKAVLDEMMPILQAFQASLVIPPPLMSSSDNAVWPCCDGSFPNCGCNYQYLGPIPPPGDASPISKEYQDTMIDPENDNYMWYL, from the exons ATGACAACACAATTCCGAACGACGGCACTCGCCACTTTGACGCTGGCAATCGTCTTGGTTAATGCAAATCAAGGAAATGTGGGAGAGGCACCATCGTGGGGCGGGCCACCAGGCGGGCCGCCAGGCTGTCCTCCGGGCGGTTCACACCGCAAACCAAACATAATCATTTTTAACGCGGATGACATGGGATGGGGTGATTTCTCTTCCTACGGCCATCCAACACAGGAGTGGGGTCCCGTAGATGATATGGCGTATGAAGGAATGCGATTCACGAATTTTTACTCAGCTTCGTCTCTTTGTTCTCCTAGTCGAGCGGCCCTTATGACAG GTAGATTGCCAATACGAATTGGTGTATATGGTGAAGATAGAGTATTCCGGCATAATCATGTTGAAGGTTTGCCTCGGTATGAGGTTACCATAGCAGAGGCTTTGAAAGATGTGGGATATGTTACCGGCATGATTGGCAAGTGGCATCTAG GGGTTAATGCACACAGCGCAACAGATGGGGAACATTTGCCTCACAATCACGGCTTTGATTACGTGGGCACAAATCTACCGCTAAGCAATGGTTGGCAGTGCGATGAAGAACAC TGGCATAtgaaaactggaccttcatcgtTGATATGTTTGCTGTATAAGAACGCCACCATTATTCAACAGCCATACTCGCATTACAAATTGAGTGAAACTTTCGTAAATGACGCTACGGGCTTCATGAGGGACGCTCAGCAACAGCGTAAACCGTTCTTCCTGTATTACGGCACCGCGCAGACACATGTAGATATGTATAGTAATGAAGGCTTTAGAGGATCATCTAAAAGAG ggCGTTATGGTGACAATGTGCGAGAAATGGCGTGGACGGTAGGTGCCATAATGGAGGAAGTAAAGCGTATGGGAGAAGATTTTAACACCCTCGCAATCTTCACATCTGATAATGGTCCACTTATACAAGTTTGCAATGAAGGAGGCGATGCAGGAGTTTTGAAAG GTGGAAAGATGAGTTACTGGGAAGGTGGCGTTCGCGTTCCCGGTATCTTCCGTTGGCCTGGTCATATTAAAGCAGGAATTACAACTGATGGTATAGCAAGCCAAATGGATATCTTGCCAACGTTAATGACTATCGTCGGCGGTTCCGTTCCTGATGACAGGATAATTGACGGTCAGGACATTTCGTCAACACTCTTCAAATGGTTGCCCGAACCTCAACCCGAGCCCACGAGCAAACTTCTAAATCGAAACCATCCAGGCAATGAACCCCGTATTTTGGTATGGTATTGCCTTGATAATCTCTTCACAGTCCGATATGGTAGTCACAAGTTCCATTTTGTGACCCAGAGAGTCTGGACAAAGGAGGCCAATTTCAATGAACCAGGACGATGTGGGGACGGGGGATTCCCATTTCAGCAAAATGCCCGGTGCGGTACATGTCGTTTAGATCTTCCATACTGTGTCACCCAACACAACCCTCCATTAATGTTCAACCTAGACCAGGATCCCAATGAAGCATACCCGTTGGACGTGTCCCTTCCCCATCACAAAGCTGTTTTAGATGAAATGATGCCCATATTGCAGGCGTTTCAAGCATCTTTGGTCATACCTCCTCCATTAATGTCTTCCAGCGATAATGCTGTATGGCCATGTTGTGATGGGTCCTTCCCAAATTGCGGATGTAACTATCAATATTTAGGACCAATCCCACCACCAGGAGATGCTTCTCCAATCTCAAAAGAATATCAAGATACGATGATTGACCCTGAGAATGATAATTACATGTGGTATTTGTAA